In Drosophila innubila isolate TH190305 chromosome 2R unlocalized genomic scaffold, UK_Dinn_1.0 1_C_2R, whole genome shotgun sequence, the following are encoded in one genomic region:
- the LOC117784702 gene encoding lysozyme: MIERALSYLMDSKTKTQISGIFYLSFVCLLSPVLVCGQGHVLDKPVTELCLNCICEAISGCNATAVCISPEKGTCGIFRITWAYWVDSGKLTINGEHPESEHAFIHCANDPHCAADTVQNYMKQFNQDCNDDGEMDCLDYARIHKLGGYGCKGDLPYKYQSTFEECIEDYQDQGFE, translated from the exons ATGATCGAACGTGCTTTAAGCTATCTAATGGATTCTAAAACTAAAACGCAAATTTCTGGGATATTTTACTTAAGTTTCGTTTGCCTATTATCACCTGTTTTGGTGTGTGGGCAGG GTCATGTGCTGGATAAACCCGTCACTGAGCTGTGCCTCAACTGCATCTGCGAAGCAATCAGCGGTTGCAATGCGACTGCCGTTTGCATCAGTCCGGAGAAGGGAACCTGTGGCATCTTTCGAATTACCTGGGCCTATTGGGTGGACTCCGGCAAGCTGACCATCAATGGGGAGCATCCCGAATCGGAGCATGCGTTCATCCATTGTGCCAATGATCCGCACTGTGCCGCCGACACTGTCCAGAATTACATGAAGCAATTTAATCAGGATTGCAATGACGATGGTGAGATGGATTGTCTGGACTATGCGAGAATACACAAGCTGGGTGGCTATGGCTGTAAAGGAGATTTGCCCTATAAATACCAGAGTACATTCGAGGAGTGCATCGAGGACTATCAGGACCAGGGATTTGAGTGA
- the LOC117784704 gene encoding lysozyme 2 has translation MSKNSSLLLCLCVALTVGVAVSNSEDKKPITETCLGCMCEALSGCNATAICVNGACGIFRLTWDQWVDSGRLTLPGESPLSENSFTNCANDPYCAADTLQSYMVKYGQDCNNDERQDCLDYNAIHYMGPFNCQADMPYTYESIFKRCIKRVQREHQQQQQQ, from the exons ATGTCTAAAAACAgcagcttgttgttgtgtctcTGTGTGGCATTgactgtgggcgtggcagtgtcGAATTCTGAGGATAAGAAACCCATCACGGAGACATGTTTGGGTTGCATGTGTGAGGCATTAAGTGGTTGCAATGCCACGGCGATATGTGTGAATGGGGCATGTGGAATCTTCAGACTCACCTGGGATCAGTGGGTTGATTCGGGGCGCTTAACACTACCTGGGGAATCGCCCCTATCAGAGAACT CATTCACGAACTGCGCGAATGATCCATATTGTGCCGCGGATACCCTACAAAGTTATATGGTCAAGTATGGACAGGACTGTAATAATGATGAGCGTCAGGATTGCCTCGATTATAATGCCATACATTATATGGGTCCATTCAATTGTCAGGCCGATATGCCCTACACCTACGAAAGCATCTTCAAAAGGTGCATCAAGCGAGTGCAACGagaacaccaacaacaacaacaacaataa
- the LOC117784703 gene encoding lysozyme 3, giving the protein MFVYFHFLLFSFFGLGLWNCGLAFDVVNKPVTEDCLECLCETSSGCNASKICVNGACGIFRITRGFWLEGGQLTLPNDTSLSDDAFVNCVNDPYCAADTIQNYMYKHGQDCNGDEHINCEDYGAIHKLGNLNCRGELPYSFAKVFNRCLKRKQQLEAKAKAKEQSSN; this is encoded by the exons atgtttgtgtattttcatttcttgttGTTCAGTTTCTTTGGGTTGGGGCTCTGGAATTGTGGGTTAGCTTTCGATG TTGTAAACAAACCCGTCACGGAAGACTGCCTGGAATGCCTATGTGAGACTTCAAGCGGTTGCAATGCGTCAAAGATTTGTGTGAACGGGGCATGTGGCATCTTTCGGATTACCCGGGGCTTCTGGTTAGAGGGCGGTCAATTAACGCTGCCGAATGACACCTCCCTATCGGATGATG CCTTTGTCAACTGCGTGAATGATCCTTATTGTGCCGCGGATACGATCCAGAATTATATGTACAAACACGGCCAGGACTGCAATGGGGATGAGCACATCAATTGCGAGGATTACGGAGCCATCCATAAGCTCGGCAATTTAAATTGTCGTGGCGAGTTGCCCTACAGTTTCGCCAAGGTCTTCAATAGATGCCTGAAACGAAAGCAGCAACTGGaggcaaaagcaaaggcaaaggaACAATCGTCGAATTAA